A single genomic interval of Streptomyces sp. 1222.5 harbors:
- a CDS encoding glycosyltransferase has translation MPVKVSVVVPVYNPGPYIEDCVASLLNQSLPADAYELIFVDDGSTDGTPARLDELAAQHAHVRVLHQENSGWSGRPRNVGIDAARGEFVMFVDNDDHLGPEALERMYDYGVANKADVIVGKMAGKGRPVPVELFRRNRPHATVDNAPLIDSLTPHKMLRRSFLDRTGLRFPEGRRRLEDHVFVTEAYLRADNVSVLSDYVCYYHVKRDDAANAGFQRFDPVGYYKNLREALDVVERYTEPGPLRDKLMRRWLRVEMADRMSGRRLLAMPDDYRRELFREIHAVVVERFGPGVAAGLRPGQRIVAALLREDRYDDLVAFAEWEAGVRPRSVPTAVEWQDGTLRIGLTAEYVTADGPLTVAADAPRPAADGAPRDAAEAAVWLGAAAADGFERATADLILRDRATAASFFQPVELTRERIPAEDGGTRLVLRATAGVDPGTAAGGAPLHGGLWDMFVRVSLGGWTKECRLGPAPEQAPALPPAGIVAGRVVLPYWTKQGRNLSLDVDRAVKSLGLHRLTPADAAVSDTETLTVALPLYVPDSTAATLRFTATASGRTLDRPAVLTPADGVHSLLEASIPLRELRNAVWRTGLGLPDGRVPALALLLRVGRGRGDVEVVRPGRPGPLRRLVRVARRALRSALGRTSTGKA, from the coding sequence ATGCCGGTCAAGGTCAGCGTCGTCGTCCCCGTCTACAACCCAGGGCCGTACATCGAGGACTGCGTCGCCTCGCTGCTGAACCAGTCCCTGCCCGCCGACGCGTACGAACTGATCTTCGTGGACGACGGCTCCACGGACGGCACCCCCGCCCGGCTGGACGAGCTCGCCGCACAGCACGCTCACGTGAGGGTCCTCCACCAGGAGAACTCCGGCTGGTCGGGCAGGCCCCGCAACGTCGGGATCGACGCCGCCCGGGGCGAGTTCGTGATGTTCGTCGACAACGACGACCACCTGGGGCCCGAGGCCCTGGAGCGGATGTACGACTATGGGGTGGCGAACAAGGCCGACGTGATCGTCGGCAAGATGGCCGGAAAGGGGCGCCCGGTGCCGGTGGAGCTGTTCCGCCGCAACCGCCCGCACGCCACGGTCGACAACGCGCCGCTGATCGACAGCCTCACCCCGCACAAGATGCTCCGGCGCTCCTTCCTGGACCGCACCGGCCTGCGCTTCCCCGAGGGCCGGCGGCGACTGGAGGACCACGTCTTCGTCACCGAGGCCTATCTGCGCGCGGACAACGTCTCCGTGCTCAGCGACTACGTCTGCTACTACCACGTCAAACGCGACGACGCCGCCAACGCCGGCTTCCAGCGTTTCGACCCCGTCGGCTACTACAAGAACCTCCGTGAGGCCCTCGACGTGGTCGAGCGGTACACCGAACCGGGGCCGCTGCGCGACAAGCTGATGCGCCGCTGGCTGCGCGTGGAGATGGCCGACCGGATGAGCGGACGCCGGCTGCTGGCGATGCCCGACGACTACCGGCGCGAGCTGTTCCGGGAGATCCACGCCGTCGTGGTGGAGCGCTTCGGACCCGGAGTGGCCGCCGGGCTCCGCCCCGGTCAGCGGATCGTCGCCGCGCTGCTCCGCGAGGACCGCTACGACGACCTCGTCGCCTTCGCCGAGTGGGAGGCCGGGGTGCGGCCCCGGTCCGTCCCGACGGCCGTCGAGTGGCAGGACGGCACGCTGCGGATCGGCCTCACCGCCGAGTACGTCACCGCCGACGGGCCGCTGACCGTGGCCGCCGACGCCCCCCGGCCGGCGGCGGACGGCGCGCCCCGCGACGCGGCCGAGGCCGCCGTATGGCTCGGCGCCGCCGCGGCGGACGGCTTCGAGCGGGCCACCGCCGACCTGATCCTGCGCGACCGGGCGACCGCGGCCTCCTTCTTCCAGCCGGTCGAACTCACCCGCGAGCGGATCCCCGCCGAGGACGGCGGCACCCGCCTGGTGCTGCGCGCGACCGCCGGCGTGGACCCCGGCACCGCCGCGGGCGGCGCCCCGCTGCACGGCGGGCTGTGGGACATGTTCGTCCGGGTCTCCCTGGGCGGCTGGACCAAGGAGTGCCGCCTGGGCCCCGCCCCCGAGCAGGCGCCCGCGCTGCCGCCGGCCGGGATCGTCGCCGGGCGGGTCGTGCTGCCGTACTGGACGAAGCAGGGCCGCAACCTGTCGCTGGACGTGGACCGTGCCGTGAAGTCCCTCGGCCTGCACCGGCTCACCCCGGCGGACGCGGCCGTCTCCGACACCGAGACGCTGACGGTGGCCCTGCCGCTGTACGTCCCGGACAGCACGGCGGCCACCCTCCGGTTCACCGCGACGGCCTCGGGCCGCACGCTCGACCGGCCGGCCGTGCTCACCCCCGCCGACGGCGTGCACTCGCTGCTGGAGGCCTCCATACCGCTGCGGGAGCTGCGCAACGCCGTCTGGCGGACCGGGCTGGGCCTGCCGGACGGCCGGGTACCGGCGCTCGCGCTGCTGCTGCGGGTGGGCCGCGGCCGCGGTGATGTCGAGGTGGTCCGGCCGGGGCGCCCGGGACCGCTGCGGCGGCTGGTACGCGTGGCGCGGCGCGCACTGCGCTCGGCGCTCGGCAGGACATCGACGGGAAAGGCCTGA
- a CDS encoding class I SAM-dependent methyltransferase — translation MKRHEFLRGLHKATANRNYLEIGVNDGRSLTLSRVPSIAIDPAFKVVSEIRCDVHLAKATSDDFFARDNPLAHLRGGRHPLRNLARNRSPLGHWKRTTLDLSFIDGMHLFEYALRDFINIEKHSDWASVIVFDDMLPRNVDEAARDRHTNAWTGDVYKLIEILQRHRPDLVTVLVDTAPTGQLVVFGADPDNTVLKDRYDDIIAEFEVPDPQKVPESVLGRTTAVKPEDFLGAGFWKPLAASRNRGTGRSRGWEPLRRALAPYAAGR, via the coding sequence GTGAAACGCCACGAGTTCCTGCGGGGACTCCACAAGGCCACCGCGAACCGCAACTACCTGGAGATCGGCGTCAACGACGGCCGCAGCCTGACGCTGTCCCGGGTGCCCAGCATCGCGATCGACCCCGCCTTCAAGGTGGTCAGCGAGATCCGCTGCGACGTCCACCTGGCCAAGGCCACCAGTGACGACTTCTTCGCCCGCGACAACCCGCTCGCCCATCTGCGGGGCGGACGCCACCCGTTGCGCAACCTCGCCCGCAACCGCAGCCCGCTCGGCCACTGGAAGCGCACCACCCTGGACCTGTCGTTCATCGACGGCATGCACCTGTTCGAGTACGCGCTGCGGGACTTCATCAACATCGAGAAGCACTCGGACTGGGCCAGCGTGATCGTCTTCGACGACATGCTGCCCCGCAACGTGGACGAGGCCGCCCGCGACCGGCACACCAACGCCTGGACCGGGGACGTCTACAAGCTGATCGAGATCCTCCAGCGCCACCGCCCCGACCTGGTGACCGTCCTCGTCGACACCGCGCCCACCGGCCAGTTGGTGGTCTTCGGCGCCGACCCGGACAACACCGTCCTCAAGGACCGCTACGACGACATCATCGCGGAGTTCGAGGTCCCCGACCCGCAGAAGGTCCCGGAGTCCGTCCTCGGGCGCACCACCGCCGTCAAGCCCGAGGACTTCCTCGGCGCCGGGTTCTGGAAGCCGCTGGCCGCGTCCCGCAACCGGGGCACCGGCCGCTCCCGCGGCTGGGAGCCGCTGCGCCGCGCGCTCGCGCCGTACGCCGCCGGACGCTGA
- a CDS encoding SRPBCC family protein: MELQHEFTVPVPVDEAWPALLDIERVAPCLPGATVEEYDGKTVTGSVKVKVGPVTVTYRGTAVFEEQDEAAHRMVLVASGRETRGQGTARATVTAELSGRDGGTAVSVRTDLTVTGRPAQFGRGVLAEVGDRLVSQFADCLAQRLTERPPATEEQPGEEGTATAPAGPAEPEPLDLLHVAGLPVAKRAAALAAALAALTVVALRLRRRNRNRHGGRRR, from the coding sequence ATGGAGCTGCAGCACGAGTTCACCGTCCCCGTCCCGGTCGACGAGGCCTGGCCGGCCCTCCTCGACATCGAACGCGTCGCACCGTGTCTGCCGGGTGCGACGGTGGAGGAGTACGACGGCAAGACCGTGACGGGCTCGGTGAAGGTCAAGGTCGGCCCGGTGACCGTGACCTACCGGGGCACCGCGGTGTTCGAGGAGCAGGACGAGGCGGCGCACCGGATGGTGCTCGTGGCGAGCGGCCGGGAGACCCGCGGGCAGGGCACGGCCCGGGCGACGGTCACCGCCGAGCTGAGCGGGCGCGACGGCGGGACGGCGGTCTCGGTGCGGACCGATCTGACGGTGACCGGTCGTCCGGCGCAGTTCGGGCGCGGGGTGCTGGCGGAGGTGGGCGACCGGCTGGTGTCGCAGTTCGCCGACTGCCTGGCCCAGCGGCTGACCGAGCGGCCCCCGGCCACCGAGGAGCAGCCGGGTGAGGAAGGGACGGCGACGGCCCCGGCCGGCCCGGCGGAGCCGGAGCCGCTGGACCTGCTGCACGTCGCCGGCCTCCCGGTGGCCAAACGGGCGGCGGCCCTGGCGGCGGCCCTGGCGGCCCTGACCGTGGTGGCCCTGCGCCTGCGCCGCCGCAACCGGAACCGCCACGGCGGACGACGCCGCTAG
- a CDS encoding MarR family winged helix-turn-helix transcriptional regulator yields MDHISDSAVRAARDLRVVFSRLRRRIREIAQDADLTPSQESALTLVGKHGAATASALAAAEGVRPQSMATTLAALEQHGLIRRAPDPDDGRRQLVTLTDAGRARVEGNKQVREEWLARAFQDRFTAEEREAVLRALELMDRLSQP; encoded by the coding sequence ATGGATCACATCTCCGACTCGGCCGTCCGTGCCGCACGTGACCTGCGGGTGGTCTTCAGCCGACTGCGGCGTCGCATCCGGGAGATCGCCCAGGACGCCGACCTGACCCCCTCCCAGGAGTCGGCGCTGACCCTGGTCGGCAAGCACGGCGCGGCCACGGCCAGCGCCCTGGCCGCCGCCGAGGGCGTACGGCCGCAGTCCATGGCGACCACGCTGGCCGCGCTGGAGCAGCACGGACTGATCCGCCGTGCCCCCGACCCCGACGACGGGCGCCGCCAGCTGGTCACGCTGACGGACGCGGGCCGGGCGCGCGTCGAGGGCAACAAGCAGGTCCGCGAGGAGTGGCTGGCCCGCGCCTTCCAGGACCGGTTCACCGCCGAGGAGCGGGAGGCGGTCCTGCGGGCGCTGGAGCTGATGGACCGGCTGTCCCAGCCGTGA
- a CDS encoding XdhC/CoxI family protein: MREILPALERWYTSRIPFGLATVVAVSRSAPRGPGAAMAVGPDDEVVGSVSGGCVEGAVFELAQEVVASGEARLESFGYSDEDAFAVGLTCGGEITLLVRPVSPDTDPVFGAVAGSVDAGEPVTVATVVDGPAPRGAALGVWRDTVAGTLGTSGLDAAVAADARGELALGATVLRHYGPRGERREDDVTVFLQSFAPPPRMLVFGAIDYAAAVARIGDFLGYRVTVCDARPVFATPKRFPAGVEVVVEWPHRYLRSTGTDERTVICVLTHDPKFDVPLLEEALRRPAAYIGAMGSRRTHDERRERLAEAGLTPAELSRLRSPLGLDLGARTPEEVAVSVAAEIVALRWGGSGAPLTATTGAIHPPAAV, from the coding sequence GTGCGTGAGATCCTCCCGGCGCTGGAGCGCTGGTACACCTCCCGGATCCCGTTCGGGCTCGCCACGGTCGTCGCGGTCAGCCGCAGCGCTCCGCGGGGGCCCGGTGCCGCCATGGCCGTGGGTCCGGACGACGAGGTGGTGGGGAGCGTGTCGGGCGGCTGCGTGGAGGGCGCGGTGTTCGAGCTGGCGCAGGAGGTGGTGGCGAGCGGCGAGGCCCGGCTGGAGAGCTTCGGGTACAGCGACGAGGACGCCTTCGCGGTGGGGCTCACCTGCGGCGGAGAGATCACTCTGCTGGTGCGGCCGGTGTCGCCCGACACGGACCCGGTGTTCGGGGCGGTCGCGGGGTCGGTGGACGCGGGCGAGCCGGTGACCGTGGCGACGGTGGTCGACGGGCCCGCCCCGCGCGGTGCCGCCCTCGGAGTGTGGCGGGACACCGTGGCCGGCACGCTCGGCACGAGCGGGCTCGATGCCGCCGTCGCCGCCGACGCGCGCGGTGAACTCGCCCTCGGCGCGACGGTCCTGAGGCACTACGGCCCGCGGGGCGAGCGCCGTGAGGACGACGTCACGGTGTTCCTCCAGTCGTTCGCGCCGCCGCCGCGGATGCTGGTGTTCGGCGCGATCGACTACGCGGCCGCGGTGGCCCGTATCGGCGACTTCCTCGGCTACCGGGTCACCGTGTGCGACGCCCGCCCGGTCTTCGCGACACCCAAGCGCTTCCCGGCGGGCGTGGAGGTCGTCGTGGAGTGGCCGCACCGGTATCTGCGGAGCACCGGCACCGACGAGCGCACGGTGATCTGCGTCCTCACCCACGACCCGAAGTTCGACGTGCCGCTGCTGGAGGAGGCGCTGCGCCGGCCGGCCGCCTACATCGGGGCGATGGGCAGCCGCCGTACCCATGACGAGCGGCGCGAACGTCTGGCCGAGGCCGGTCTCACCCCGGCGGAGCTGTCCCGGCTGCGCTCACCGCTGGGGCTCGACCTCGGGGCGCGTACACCCGAGGAGGTCGCCGTGTCCGTCGCCGCCGAGATCGTCGCCCTGCGCTGGGGCGGCAGCGGAGCGCCGCTGACCGCGACCACCGGGGCCATCCATCCGCCCGCCGCCGTCTGA
- a CDS encoding DUF6479 family protein, translating to MTTSMYEAAAGVQVFGYVLILVAGLACVAGLIWAFRLGAKVREREPAPPRPDEQPRVPPSGPVREVQEMREPDEVPRAADGDERLTPHHFGNVGSKRAEDQSRPRWSPGSSGSFGGGGGGRT from the coding sequence ATGACGACTTCCATGTACGAAGCGGCCGCCGGCGTTCAGGTGTTCGGATACGTCCTCATCCTGGTCGCCGGGCTGGCCTGTGTCGCGGGACTGATCTGGGCCTTCCGGCTGGGTGCGAAGGTGCGTGAGCGTGAACCGGCACCGCCGCGCCCCGACGAGCAGCCCCGGGTGCCGCCGTCCGGACCGGTCCGCGAAGTGCAGGAGATGCGGGAGCCGGACGAGGTGCCGCGGGCCGCGGACGGCGACGAGCGGCTCACCCCCCACCACTTCGGCAACGTCGGCAGCAAGCGGGCCGAGGACCAGAGCCGCCCTCGCTGGTCCCCCGGATCGAGCGGCTCGTTCGGCGGCGGTGGCGGCGGCCGTACCTGA
- the rfbC gene encoding dTDP-4-dehydrorhamnose 3,5-epimerase, translated as MRQLGIADAWVLEPRVFPDERGSFHEWYRGAEFREATGYGLELAQANMSVSARGVLRGIHFADVPPGQAKYVTCVRGAVLDVVVDIRVGSPTYARWEAVRLDDESRRAVFLSEGLGHAFMALTDDAAVVYLCSAGYAPQREHGLHPLDPQLGIAWPEGVEPVLSAKDAEAPTLAEAEQSGLLPTYKECSAHYERLRGR; from the coding sequence GTGCGGCAGTTGGGGATAGCGGACGCCTGGGTGCTGGAACCGCGGGTGTTCCCGGACGAGCGGGGCAGCTTCCACGAGTGGTACCGGGGCGCGGAGTTCCGCGAGGCCACCGGCTACGGCCTGGAACTCGCCCAGGCCAACATGTCCGTGTCCGCCCGGGGCGTGCTGCGCGGCATCCACTTCGCGGACGTGCCGCCCGGGCAGGCCAAGTACGTCACCTGCGTGCGCGGAGCCGTCCTGGACGTGGTCGTGGACATCCGCGTCGGCTCCCCCACCTACGCGCGGTGGGAGGCCGTGCGGCTGGACGACGAGAGCCGGCGCGCGGTGTTCCTCTCCGAGGGCCTCGGGCACGCGTTCATGGCGCTGACCGACGACGCGGCGGTGGTGTACCTGTGCTCGGCCGGGTACGCGCCCCAGCGCGAGCACGGGCTGCACCCGCTCGACCCGCAGCTGGGCATCGCCTGGCCCGAGGGTGTCGAGCCGGTGCTGTCGGCCAAGGACGCCGAGGCACCGACGCTCGCCGAGGCGGAGCAGTCCGGGCTGCTGCCCACGTACAAGGAATGCTCCGCCCACTACGAGCGGTTGCGCGGCCGGTAG
- a CDS encoding VWA domain-containing protein translates to MAPADGEADRSPGAESGPPGTALGADAVLVGFVRALRAAGLDVSTERLYAFLRAVAVLRPGMRADVYWAGRATLCGGHDDLERYERVFAAYFGARGDPAPRRVRATPPPRLRLTVREAVGVPGGPAGSEPTGPPTATLASSAEVLRHRDVAGLDAAERAQLRRLLAAFALHGQSRRTARRRPARRGDVDPRRTVRELLRRGGEPARLRRHARVERPRRVVLLVDVSGSMAPYADALLRFAHAAVRAGRTEVFTIGTRLTRTTRELSHRDPDLAMTALAAAVPDWRGGTRLGELLREFLNRWGQRGMARGAVVVLMSDGWERGDPELLGAQMRRLHALAHQVIWANPRKARPGYAPLAAGMAAALPSVDAFVEGHSLAALERLAAVVRGAADGADDVKGAQRA, encoded by the coding sequence ATGGCCCCGGCCGACGGCGAGGCGGACCGGTCGCCCGGCGCGGAGAGCGGCCCTCCCGGGACAGCGCTCGGCGCCGACGCCGTGCTGGTCGGCTTCGTACGGGCGCTGCGGGCGGCCGGGCTCGACGTCAGCACCGAGCGGCTGTACGCGTTCCTGCGTGCCGTGGCCGTGCTGCGGCCCGGGATGCGGGCGGACGTGTACTGGGCGGGCCGGGCGACGCTGTGCGGCGGACACGACGACCTGGAGCGGTACGAGCGGGTGTTCGCCGCGTACTTCGGGGCGCGCGGCGACCCGGCCCCGCGCCGGGTGCGTGCCACTCCCCCGCCCCGGCTGCGGCTGACCGTGCGGGAGGCGGTCGGCGTGCCGGGCGGGCCGGCCGGGAGCGAGCCCACGGGGCCGCCCACCGCCACGCTCGCCAGCTCGGCGGAGGTGCTGCGCCATCGTGACGTGGCCGGCCTTGACGCCGCGGAACGGGCCCAACTGCGGCGTCTGCTCGCGGCGTTCGCGCTGCACGGCCAGTCCCGGCGTACGGCACGGCGGCGGCCGGCCCGGCGCGGGGACGTCGATCCGCGGCGCACCGTACGGGAGTTGCTGCGCCGCGGTGGGGAACCCGCGCGGCTGCGGCGGCACGCGCGGGTGGAGCGGCCCCGCCGGGTCGTCCTGCTCGTCGACGTGAGCGGTTCGATGGCGCCGTACGCGGACGCGCTGCTGCGGTTCGCGCACGCGGCGGTGCGGGCGGGGCGCACGGAGGTGTTCACCATCGGTACCCGGTTGACCCGGACCACCCGTGAACTGTCCCACCGGGACCCGGACCTGGCGATGACGGCCCTGGCGGCGGCCGTGCCGGACTGGCGCGGCGGCACCCGGCTGGGCGAGCTGCTGCGCGAGTTCCTGAACCGCTGGGGGCAGCGTGGCATGGCGCGCGGCGCGGTCGTCGTCCTCATGTCGGACGGCTGGGAGCGCGGGGACCCGGAACTGCTCGGCGCGCAGATGCGCCGGCTGCACGCCCTGGCCCACCAGGTGATCTGGGCCAACCCGCGCAAAGCCCGCCCCGGTTACGCGCCGCTGGCGGCGGGGATGGCCGCGGCCCTGCCCAGTGTCGACGCCTTCGTCGAGGGGCACAGCCTCGCGGCACTGGAGCGGCTCGCGGCGGTGGTGCGCGGGGCGGCGGACGGCGCGGACGACGTGAAAGGAGCGCAGCGTGCGTGA
- a CDS encoding GNAT family N-acetyltransferase, which produces MTSTAGIPDVVPAGRLATRAQPVLPLSGGLELRPWRLDDGDADALHTAGQDPAISHWNLFSVGSRDEARARIERLHARRTAETGAIWAVAPTGGAAVGLAGLNDVDLAGGTAELVYWVLPEARGGGIAVAATRALSRWALDDLGLHRLTLCHSTGNPASCRVAEKAGYLFEGTHRSALLHADGWHDQHVHARVAGDPA; this is translated from the coding sequence ATGACCTCCACCGCCGGCATACCCGACGTCGTACCCGCGGGCCGCCTCGCCACCCGGGCACAGCCCGTACTGCCGCTGTCCGGCGGCCTGGAACTGCGGCCCTGGCGGCTGGACGACGGCGACGCCGACGCCCTGCACACCGCCGGACAGGACCCGGCGATCAGCCACTGGAACCTCTTCTCCGTCGGCAGCCGGGACGAGGCCCGCGCCCGCATCGAGCGGCTGCACGCCCGCCGGACGGCCGAGACGGGCGCGATCTGGGCCGTCGCCCCCACCGGCGGCGCGGCCGTCGGACTCGCCGGGCTCAACGACGTCGACCTGGCCGGCGGCACCGCCGAGCTCGTCTACTGGGTGCTGCCCGAGGCGCGCGGCGGCGGCATCGCGGTCGCGGCGACCCGCGCGCTCAGCCGCTGGGCCCTGGACGACCTGGGCCTGCACCGGCTGACGCTGTGCCACTCCACCGGCAACCCCGCCTCCTGCCGGGTGGCCGAGAAGGCCGGCTACCTCTTCGAGGGCACCCACCGCAGCGCCCTGCTGCACGCCGACGGCTGGCACGACCAGCACGTCCACGCACGCGTGGCCGGAGATCCCGCGTAG
- a CDS encoding metallophosphoesterase, with translation MRLLLMSDTHLPKRAKRLPEQLLAELPHADVVLHAGDWVDAATLDLLESRSRRLVGVYGNNDGPDLRARLPEVARAELGGLRFGVVHETGPAQGREARCAARFPDLDVLVFGHSHIPWNTTAPGGLRLLNPGSPTDRRRQPHCTYLTAAVDGGALTDVTLHRLPQR, from the coding sequence GTGCGCCTCCTCCTGATGTCCGACACGCACCTCCCGAAGCGCGCCAAGCGGCTCCCGGAGCAGCTGCTCGCCGAACTCCCGCACGCGGACGTCGTCCTGCACGCCGGGGACTGGGTCGACGCGGCCACCCTCGACCTGCTGGAGAGCCGCAGCCGCCGGCTGGTCGGGGTGTACGGCAACAACGACGGCCCCGACCTGCGCGCCCGGCTCCCCGAGGTGGCCCGTGCCGAGCTCGGCGGCCTGCGCTTCGGCGTGGTGCACGAGACCGGACCCGCCCAGGGCCGCGAGGCCCGCTGCGCCGCCCGCTTCCCCGACCTCGACGTCCTGGTCTTCGGGCACAGCCACATCCCCTGGAACACCACCGCACCCGGCGGCCTGCGCCTGCTCAACCCCGGCTCCCCGACCGACCGCCGCCGCCAGCCCCACTGCACCTACCTCACGGCGGCCGTCGACGGCGGAGCGCTCACCGACGTGACGCTGCACCGGCTGCCACAGCGGTGA
- a CDS encoding SDR family oxidoreductase, with protein MPPTVVITGASAGIGRATARLYARRGADVVLIARGKGGLEEAADEVAALGGRPLVQVADTADPALVEAAADAAEETFGPIDVWINCAFSTVFAPFEEITAEEFERVTQVTYLGFVNGTRSALKRMLPRDRGTVVQVGSALGERSIPLQAAYCGAKHAINGFTSSLRTELLHRGSRVHVTVAQMPAVNTPQFQWVRSRLSKHPMPVPPIYQPEVAARGVAYAADHPRRKQYYVGATTVATIWANRFAPALLDRYLARTGFDSQQTDSVPPAGLDNLFEPVDREPAGDQGAHGAFDDTSHARSWQEILVRHPAATAVGAGAAVLGAVRGVRRLTS; from the coding sequence ATGCCCCCGACCGTCGTCATCACCGGTGCCAGCGCCGGGATCGGGCGGGCCACCGCCCGCCTGTACGCGAGGCGCGGTGCCGACGTCGTGCTGATCGCCCGGGGCAAGGGAGGCCTGGAGGAGGCGGCGGACGAGGTCGCCGCCCTCGGCGGACGCCCGCTGGTCCAGGTCGCCGACACCGCGGACCCGGCACTCGTGGAGGCGGCCGCCGACGCCGCCGAGGAGACCTTCGGCCCCATCGACGTGTGGATCAACTGCGCGTTCTCCACGGTGTTCGCCCCCTTCGAGGAGATCACCGCCGAGGAGTTCGAGCGCGTCACGCAGGTGACGTACCTCGGGTTCGTCAACGGCACCCGCTCGGCCCTCAAACGGATGCTGCCCCGGGACCGCGGCACCGTCGTGCAGGTCGGCTCCGCGCTCGGGGAGCGGTCCATCCCGCTCCAGGCCGCCTACTGCGGCGCCAAGCACGCCATCAACGGCTTCACGTCCTCCCTGCGCACCGAACTGCTGCACCGCGGGAGCCGCGTGCACGTCACCGTCGCCCAGATGCCCGCCGTCAACACCCCCCAGTTCCAGTGGGTGCGCTCCCGGCTGTCCAAGCACCCCATGCCGGTGCCGCCCATCTACCAGCCCGAGGTCGCCGCGCGGGGCGTCGCGTACGCGGCCGACCACCCGCGCCGCAAGCAGTACTACGTCGGAGCCACCACGGTCGCCACCATCTGGGCCAACCGCTTCGCACCGGCCCTGCTCGACCGCTACCTGGCCCGCACCGGCTTCGACTCCCAGCAGACCGACAGCGTCCCGCCCGCCGGCCTGGACAACCTCTTCGAGCCGGTCGACCGTGAACCCGCCGGCGACCAGGGCGCCCACGGCGCCTTCGACGACACCTCCCACGCCCGCTCCTGGCAGGAGATCCTGGTCCGGCACCCCGCGGCCACGGCGGTCGGCGCGGGCGCCGCCGTACTGGGCGCCGTACGCGGCGTCCGCCGGCTGACCTCCTGA
- a CDS encoding isochorismatase family protein produces the protein MSLTTLDPRTALVAVDLQNGIVAMPTQPYPGPEVVSRTAELADAFRARNLPVVLVRVSFAADGAGAVPGRTERQARGLAFPEGWDTITDELSGHPGDIRVTKHNWSAFHGTDLDTQLRRRGITQIVLTGIATSIGVESTARDAYAHGYHVTLVTDAMADADPAAHQGSVERIFPRLGESGTTAEILELLAKTHA, from the coding sequence ATGTCGCTCACCACCCTCGACCCCCGTACCGCCCTCGTCGCGGTCGACCTGCAGAACGGCATCGTGGCCATGCCCACCCAGCCGTACCCGGGCCCGGAGGTCGTGTCCCGCACGGCGGAACTCGCCGACGCCTTCCGCGCCCGGAACCTTCCCGTGGTGCTCGTCCGGGTCTCCTTCGCGGCCGACGGGGCGGGCGCGGTCCCCGGCCGCACCGAGCGCCAGGCGCGCGGGCTCGCCTTCCCCGAGGGCTGGGACACCATCACCGACGAGCTCTCCGGGCACCCCGGTGACATCCGGGTCACCAAGCACAACTGGAGCGCCTTCCACGGCACCGACCTGGACACGCAGCTGCGCCGCCGGGGCATCACCCAGATCGTGCTGACCGGCATCGCCACCAGCATCGGCGTGGAGTCCACCGCCCGTGACGCCTACGCCCACGGCTACCACGTCACCCTCGTCACCGACGCGATGGCCGACGCCGACCCCGCCGCTCACCAGGGCAGCGTCGAGCGCATCTTCCCGCGGCTCGGCGAGTCCGGCACGACCGCGGAGATCCTGGAGCTGCTGGCCAAGACCCACGCCTGA